In Bos taurus isolate L1 Dominette 01449 registration number 42190680 breed Hereford chromosome 11, ARS-UCD2.0, whole genome shotgun sequence, one DNA window encodes the following:
- the OR1J4D gene encoding olfactory receptor family 1 subfamily J member 4D → MTKENQSSMSEFLLLGLSIRPEQQGVFFALFLGMYLTTVLGNLLILLLIRLDSHLHSPMYFFLSHLALTDVSFSSVTVPKMLINMHTRDQSIPYAGCVTQMYFFIFFTDLDNFLLSSMAYDRYVAICHPLHYGTVMRQGLCTLLVTASWILSCASALCHTLLLTRLSFCADLSIPHFFCDLGSLLKLSCSDTSLNELAIFTAGVAVIVLPLICILISYGCISAAILKVPSTRGICKALSTCGSHLSVVSLYYGTIIGLYFFPSSNTSRDKSTIASVMYTVVTPLLNPFIYSLRNRDMKGALERLLHGAKVLSQ, encoded by the coding sequence ATGACGAAGGAGAACCAGAGCAGCATGTCTGAattcctcctcctggggctctCCATCCGGCCAGAGCAGCAGGGTGTGTTCTTCGCCCTGTTCCTGGGCATGTACCTCACCACGGTGCTGGGCAACCTGCTCATCCTCCTGCTCATCAGGCTGGACTCTCATCTCCActcccccatgtacttcttcctcagccACTTGGCCCTCACTGACGTCTCCTTTTCATCTGTCACTGTCCCTAAGATGCTGATAAACATGCATACTCGGGATCAATCCATCCCCTATGCAGGATGTGTAACACAgatgtattttttcatattttttactgATCTGGACAATTTCCTGCTCAGTTCAATGGCCTATGATCGGTACGTGGCCATCTGCCACCCTCTCCACTACGGCACCGTCATGAGACAGGGGCTGTGCACCTTACTAGTAACTGCATCCTGGATTCTCTCCTGTGCCAGTGCCCTGTGTCACACCCTCCTCCTGACCCGGCTGTCCTTTTGTGCTGACCTCAGCATCCCCCATTTCTTCTGTGATCTTGGTAGCCTGCTGAAGCTCTCCTGCTCAGACACATCCCTTAATGAGCTGGCCATATTCACAGCAGGAGTGGCTGTCATCGTCCTCCCATTAATATGCATCCTGATCTCTTATGGATGCATCAGTGCCGCCATCCTGAAGGTCCCCTCCACCAGGGGGATCTGCAAAGCATTGTCTACCTGTGGCTCTCACCTCTCTGTGGTGTCTCTGTATTATGGAACAATTATTGGGctgtattttttcccctcatcCAACACGTCCAGGGACAAGAGCACCATTGCCTCTGTGATGTACACAGTGGTCACTCCACTGCTGAACCCCTTCATTTATAGCCTAAGGAACAGGGACATGAAGGGGGCCCTGGAGAGACTCTTGCACGGGGCAAAAGTCTTGTCTCAATGA
- the OR1AK3 gene encoding olfactory receptor family 1 subfamily AK member 3, whose translation MKPGNHTFSVSEFLLLGLSEHQTQQPLLFGIFLSVYLITVVGNIAISLAIVSDPHLHTPMYFFLAHFSLTDLGLSSTTVPRMLVNIQAHRHTITYAGCLSQIYFFLWFIGLDVFLLAVMAYDRLVAICHPLHYTLVMSPRCCILLVVMPLILAQAYSLTHTLLLAQISFCTDNIIPHFFCELLPLLKLSCSDTYANRCVLTYWGGALTILIPLLIVISYARIVAAIVHIPSASGKWKAFSTCSSHLSAICLFYVSAIGVYFIPSSADSASKDRIAAVMYAVVTPMLNPFIYSLRNRDMKSALKRFLSRRALQSP comes from the coding sequence ATGAAACCTGGAAACCACACATTCAGTGTCTCTGAATTCCTCCTCCTGGGCCTGTCTGAGCACCAGACACAGCAGCCTCTTCTCTTTGGCATCTTCCTGAGTGTGTACCTGATCACCGTGGTGGGGAACATCGCCATCAGCCTGGCCATTGTCTCTGACCctcacctccacacccccatgtacttcttcctggcCCActtctccctcactgacctgggTTTATCATCCACCACGGTCCCCAGGATGTTGGTGAACATCCAGGCTCACAGGCATACCATCACCTATGCTGGATGCCTGTCTCAGATCTACTTCTTCCTGTGGTTCATTGGTCTAGATGTTTTCCTCCTGGCAGTGATGGCATATGACCGGCTGGTAGCCATCTGCCACCCTCTTCACTACACCTTGGTCATGAGTCCCAGATGCTGTATCCTGCTGGTAGTCATGCCCCTAATCCTTGCTCAGGCTTACTCTCTAACCCACACCCTTCTCCTGGCTCAGATATCCTTTTGCACTGACAACATCATCCCCCACTTCTTTTGTGAACTTCTCCCCCTGTTGAAGCTCTCTTGTTCTGATACTTATGCCAACAGGTGTGTGCTGACATACTGGGGAGGGGCATTAACCATCTTGATCCCCTTGCTGATTGTCATTTCCTATGCCCGCATTGTGGCTGCCATAGTGCACATCCCCTCAGCGAGTGGCAAGTggaaagccttctccacctgcagCTCCCACCTCTCAGCAATTTGCTTGTTCTACGTGTCTGCTATTGGGGTGTACTTCATTCCCTCCTCTGCAGATTCAGCCAGCAAGGACAGGATTGCAGCAGTGATGTATGCCGTGGTGACTCCCATGCTGAACCCATTCATCTACAGCCTGAGAAACAGAGACATGAAGAGTGCCTTGAAGAGATTCCTGAGCAGAAGGGCACTGCAATCTCCATGA